The genomic DNA GCTCTCCTCCAGCTCGCTGCGCTGTCGATTCAGGGCCTCCTGCACCTGCTTGCGTTCGGTGATGTCCTGGCAGGTGCCCTGCATGACCGTGGCTTGTCCTGTGCCGTCATCTTTGCGCATCCCGCGCATGGCCACAGTTCGGGTGGTTCCGTCAGGCCTTTTGATGCGAAAATCGAGAGAGAACGCGCCCGACTCCCGTGTTCGCGACAGGATGTTCTTCACGGCCTGCACGTCGTCGGGATGGATGCTTTGGATGAACGTGTCGCGGTTTGGCGGTCCCTGCTCACTGTCGAGATCCCACAGGCGGAACATCTCGTCCGACCAAGTGGCCGTGCCGGTCGCGGAGTCATAGGTCCACGAGCCGATCAGGGCCAGCTTCTGCGCCTCGACGAGGTGGAGGCGGTTCTCGGCCAGTATCTGTTCGGCCAGCCCGCGCCGCAGCCGATTGATCAGTAGTAGGCCCATCAGGCAGGTGCCCACCGGGAACAGGAGCAGGACCGGGGCCGTGATCCTGGCCAGCACGACTTTTGCCGTTTCCCAGGGCAGGGTGAGCATCAGGGCCAGCATGGTCAGGTGGAGCGTCAGGCCGAACAGGAACATCTCCCCCCAGGATGCGTCTGCCAGGGGTTTTTTCTTCATGTGCCGCCAGATGACGCCGATGGCCCCGGTGGCCACGATCACGGTCACCCCGGTCCAGGCTCCCTGGCCGCCCAGGGTCAGCCTGAAGGCCGCGGTGGCGATCACGGCCACAACGGTCGCCACGGTGCCGAAGAACAGACCCGAGATGCCGAGCAGCACCGAGCGGGCGTCGAAGACCACGCCGGGCAGAAGTGTCCAGGGCGTGGACATGATGACCATGCCGATGGCTCCGAGCACGAGGCCCGCAAAGACCTGCCTGAGCGAAGCCTTCCCCGCCGTCCACCGGGCGGCAAAGACATCGTAGAAGATGGCGGCAGCCAGCAGGAGCGACACGTTCTGGGCCAGGGAGATAAAGGAGGCGGTCATCATCGACGCACCATGGGAGCGTGCCTCCTGGCGTTGGCCCTGGGTTTATGCCGCATGCGATTCCCCTTTCCCCTGGTTTGCCGCCTGCCCTGGCGCAGCCAGACTCGGTGCGCTTTGGTGCGCAAGGCTGTGGCCTGATCAGGCACCTTGGGCGCGTACATGGGTACAAGGCCCAGTTATTGATTCTGCACTATATCTTGGCATGCCCAGCGGGTTGCCGCAATGATAATTCTCGAAACAGCAGCCCCTTGGCCGGGCAGGAATCCCAGTCGCGGCAGTTTGTTGGGCGGAAGTCTGGGGCGATCCCGCTCCCGGCCCCACCGGCCTGGCCGGGCTTGCCACCGGGTGGGGGTTCCCGTAATGCATGATGAAGCGCAAGGAGGAGGCCGGGCATGGGCGACTTTGATTACGACCACTTGGGCGTGTGCTACTGGAACGGCACCATGAAGCCTCTGGTTGTCGGAATAATCGGCACCGGACCGGGGCTCAGGGCCCTGTTGGACATCATCTACGACGAGGCCTTCAGGGAGTTCCTGCCCGATATCCACCTCGCCGCAGTCAGCGACATCCCCAAAGAGACCGACACTTCGCGCTTCACCGACATCAACGTGCCGGTGTACGACTCCTTCGAACGCATGCTCGACCGCCATCCGGACATCAACCTGATCGTCGAGATGACCGGCAGGCCCGGCATGCTCGCCCGGCTTCGGCAGCGCACCCATGAGGACATATCCATCCTCGACCACCGGGAGGTCGTCTTCTTCTGCGGGCTGCACGACATGGCCCTGGTCAAGAAACACTACATGGACAGCCTGGCGCAGCAGCGCAGCCTGCTCCAGTCCATCCTCGACGGCATCCGCGAGGACATATTCCTCCTGGACAAGCAGGGGATGGTCGTCGATATCAACCGCATTGTCTGGGAGCGGGCCGGGGTGCCGAGAAAGGAGCTGCTTGGCAGGCCGTGCTGGCATGCGGCCCGTCTCAGGGACGGTTCCCAGTTCTGCAGCCAGTTGGACCCGGTCTGTCCCTTTCACAAGACCCTGGCCAGCGGGCAGAAGGAGGAGACCCTGGTGACCAGGGTCAACAGCGAGGGGTTGCTCCAGTACTATCGGCTCTATGCCTACCCCATCCTGGGGGCTCGCGGAGAGATGACCCACGTCATGGTCATGCACCGGGACATCACCAAGCGCACCCTGCAGGAGAAGCATCAAAACCAGCGCGACAGGCTGGCCATCGTTGGCGAGATGTCCACTTATCTGGCGCACGAGATCCGCAATCCCCTCTTTGCCATCGGCGGATTCGCCAACGCGCTGGTCCGTTCGCCGAGCCTGACCGAATCGGACAGGGAAAAGGCCAAAATCCTGGTGGAGGAAACCAGACGGCTCGATGTCATGCTCACGAGCATGCTCAATTTCGTGCGCGCTTCGGAGCTGAAGATTCACGAGATGGACATCCTGGCCGTGAGCCGGAGCGCAGCGGAGCTGATGACCATCGGGTACGGCAGCCAGGGATACTCGATAGAGGTGCGCGGGTCCGGGCCGCTGCCCGCCGTGCTCGGAGACGAGGACACTCTCAAGCAGTGCATCGCCAACGTCATCAAGAACAGCATCGAGGCCATGCCCGGCGGCGGCGTGGTCCACCTGGACATCGAGTTGGCCGGGGACAGCGTGGCCCTGCATGTGCGCGACAGCGGCACCGGCATGGACAAGAACGGGCTGGAGCGCGCCTTCAACCCGTTTCATTCCACCAAGGAGGGCGGATACGGACTCGGCCTGGCCATGATCAAGAAGAAGATCGAGGAACTGGGGGGCAGGGTGGAGATAGCCAGCCGCTTGGGCGAGGGGACGACCGTGACCCTGTTCCTGCCCGCGGCCCTGGACGTGGGCAGCCCGTTGTGACCGCCATCCGGTCCTGGTTCCTGGTTATTCCTGCCCCATCTTCCTGAGCTTTTCCCGGAGCGTCTTCCGGTTGATTCCCAGTATGTCGGCTGCGTGGGACTTGTTGTTGCCGACCATGGCCAGGACGTTCATGATGTGTTCGTGCTCCACCTCAGCCAGGGGGCGGTCCACCCGGCCCGACATGGACAGGCTGAAGCGCATGGCGTCCGGCAGGTCCGTCACCTCAATGGGGTCGTGGTCCACGATGACGATCAGGCGCTGGATCAGGTTCTCGAGCTCGCGCACGTTGCCGGGCCAGTTGTGGCGGCGCAGTGCCTGGAGGGCATCGTCGCTGAAGGACGGGGCGGGACGCTGCATGGCGGCGGAGAACTTGGCCAGAAAGGCGTTGATGAGGACGAGAAGATCGTCGCCACGCTCGGACAGCGACGGGACGTGGATGTCCACCACGTTGACACGGTAGAAGAGATCCTCGCGAAACGAGCCCTCCTCCACGAGCAGCTTGAGATCCTTGTGTGTGGCGGCCAGGATGCGCGTGTCCACGGTGTTGACCCGGCTCGAGCCCACCTTGCAGAACTC from Pseudodesulfovibrio aespoeensis Aspo-2 includes the following:
- a CDS encoding ATP-binding protein, yielding MGDFDYDHLGVCYWNGTMKPLVVGIIGTGPGLRALLDIIYDEAFREFLPDIHLAAVSDIPKETDTSRFTDINVPVYDSFERMLDRHPDINLIVEMTGRPGMLARLRQRTHEDISILDHREVVFFCGLHDMALVKKHYMDSLAQQRSLLQSILDGIREDIFLLDKQGMVVDINRIVWERAGVPRKELLGRPCWHAARLRDGSQFCSQLDPVCPFHKTLASGQKEETLVTRVNSEGLLQYYRLYAYPILGARGEMTHVMVMHRDITKRTLQEKHQNQRDRLAIVGEMSTYLAHEIRNPLFAIGGFANALVRSPSLTESDREKAKILVEETRRLDVMLTSMLNFVRASELKIHEMDILAVSRSAAELMTIGYGSQGYSIEVRGSGPLPAVLGDEDTLKQCIANVIKNSIEAMPGGGVVHLDIELAGDSVALHVRDSGTGMDKNGLERAFNPFHSTKEGGYGLGLAMIKKKIEELGGRVEIASRLGEGTTVTLFLPAALDVGSPL